Below is a genomic region from Natranaerobius trueperi.
TTTTCAATATTCCTGGATTTATTTTTGGCCCATTTTTAGGTGCTTTGATTGCTGAATTAGTTAGAGGGCTCCCCATTGATAAAGCCATTTTGTCAGGTTTAGGGACATTAATTGGTCTTTTAGGTGGTATATTACTTAAATTAATCATTGAAATAATTATGATTATTTGGTTCTTCATCGCAATTTAGTCATCATTTGTATCTATACCAACCATGTTCATTAAAAATTGAGCATTCGTTGTTGGTGAAAGTCCAGGTCTTAGCTTATAATCAAAAATTATCTCATTGTCACGATAAAATTCTCTAAAATGATAATTCTTAATACCAGCTTGTTCTTTTTCAAGGGCCCCTAATTCTAAATCATGTGTAGATACTAACCCTACTGCACCATCTTGTCTTAGATTATTAATAACAGCTTTTGCACCAATATGTCGATCTTGTGAGTTAGTCCCTTTAAAAATTTCATCTAATAAGAAAAAAACTTGTATATCCTGTTTTGCTTCTTTTACTATGTCTCTAATTCTTAATAATTCAGCATAAAATGAAGATAGATTCTTATCTAAATCATCATTTACTCGCATACAAGTTTGAACTTTCATAATTGAGCAATTTAGATAATCTGCACACACCGCGCTTCCAATATATGCTAATATCAAATTGATCCCAACAGTTCTAAGTAATGTACTTTTACCTGACATATTCGACCCTGTTATTAATAAAATACTTGTTGGTGGCTTAATAATAAGATCATTACAAACTCTATCTTCTGTTAATAAAGGATGCCCGAGGTTTTTTGCTTCTAACACACTTTTTTCATTAGTAAACGAAGGTAAATTCCAATCTGGATTATTAAATGAAAGAACTGAAAGACTCGATAAAGCCTCTACATAACCAATACAATCAAACCAGTTAGGAAGTTTATTACCAGATTCTTTTTTCCAAGATTCTAACGCTATTTTTAAATGATAATCTGCTAAAAATAAAATATTAAATAATAAATACATTTGACTTGTTCGATGAAATATTGCATCAACAATCTTATCTAGTCTATTTAATTGTTCTAAAGCTGTATCTTCTTCTTTTACTAACTTCTCTTGTAATTCTAATAATTGTTCACTTGAAAAATTTGCTGTTTCAATTAATTGCACCATATTTTTATATGCTTTTAAAGTAGGCGCATGATTTTGTGTTAAAGAAAAATCTTCAGTTCGATCCTTGTACCCTATTGCTATTAATAAAATCTGAAGCGATATCCCAATAAATGGATAGTAAAATGGAAGACCACCAAAAAAATATAAGAGTATTACAATAATAGTTATTAAAGGCAAAATTCGTATTAAATAAACTAACCATGGCTTAGTATAAATAGAATTTATTTCTTTTGTAGCCCATTTAAATAGCTCTTTTGAAGGTAAATAATTTCTATTATTTACCAAGCTAACTGTTCCTTCTACTTGTAATTGTTGTCTCCAATCAATTTGACTACTCAGTTCGATAATAGTTTTTTGCCGTTTTTTTATTTCTTCAATATTCTGGCATGGATAAAGTAAAAACTCTTTTAATTTTTGCCTTCCCATGTATGTAGTAGTTGTATTGATCCATTGAAACAATGATGCTTTACCAAATATATCTAAATCTTGTGCAAACATATGATTTTCATCTAATAAATCTTCTCCTGTATCTTTAAAATCTTTCCAATCACCATTAATCCTATCAACTGATTTTTGATTTATTTTGACTAATGAAGATAAATAGTTACATTCTTCTGTGATTTTTTGATGTTTTCTCACTAAGAATAAAAATAATATAAAAAAAGCTGATAGCAAAAATACAGCTGATGAGCCATTTAAATAGATAATTGATAAAGTAAAACTAAAGATACCTAGTAAAGCAGTTAATAATCTAAAGTTTCCAATACGATTTACTAATTGACTTTTCTCTTGTAACTTTTTTTGGTAAGTTTGCTTTCGGTTTTGATATTCTGCGTAAACGTCTCTCATCAAACCTTCCTTTCTTACTGCTATTATATTAAAATTTTAACATAAAAACAAAAAAAATCCGAACAAAATTAGTTCGGATCCTAAAAAGATTAAACTTTAATATCAAAAGATAACCAAAATAAACTAATAGATTCTTGTCTCTACTAGAACTTATCCACCACCAATCGGTGGGAATAGCCCTATTCTATCACCATCTTTTATCGGTTCGTTTAATTCTACCCTAACACCATTTTTAAGGATCAAATGTAGCTTGTCTTTAGGAAGGGAAAGTTCTTCTACAATACCTTCAATTGTGGTTTTTCTTGTTTCATATTTATATACTCCATTCTTTGCTTCAAAAGGTAAAAGATCACGCAAGGTTGCAAAGCATCTAATCTCAACTTTAGCCACTTTCACCACTCTCCTCAGTTATTTATTAGTGGTATTTAAAGGAGATGGGCCGGTTTTAGCCGACCCATTAAAATCAAAATTTATAAGTTTCATCTAGTTTATCATCCTCTAAATCAAAATTTACATTGTGAGGAGGTAATTTTTCTGATTTGAAAAACTTCGGTAACCTATCATGTGCTTTTGTAAATCCAGCTTTTTCATTAAATTCACGCTCTATTTTTAATATTTGTTTGCCTAATTTAGAAACATCGTCTACATTCAATTCAGTACCGTATTGTGCATTAATCATATCTACAATTGATGGTAGCGCATCTTCATTGTCTAACACTGCAAAAGCAACAAATAAGCACAGTCCTGTGGTATCTATAGCAGCTGTAGCGACTTGTAAATCTCTAGATAGATCAACTTGACCTTCTTTTTTTAGTGGGTCTATTTCTCCACCTACTTTAAGAATATTAGCAGTCACAGAATACCCTGCAGTATGATCAGCTCCTTGAGTACTAGTCGCATAAGTAACACCTACACCTTTTACAGCTCTAGGATCATATGCAGGGATACTCTGTCCTTTAACAGTAGGTACACGATCTATTCCAAATACTCTCCCTATATTATCTGCTCCAGAACCAATGATTTGACCTAGTGGAGTACCACTTCTAATTTCTTCATCAAAGATTCTTTTTACTTCTTCTTTATCACCAAATTCCATAAAGTCTGTCTCCATATAAACAGAAAAAGAAACACCTGTTTCTATTGTATCAAGACCAATATCATCACAATAACGATCAAAATATGCTATATAATCTAAGTCGTCAATTTCACACTGAGCCCCAAAAGCCCAGATAGTTTCATATTCTAACCCTGCTGTCAGATATTCTCCATTTTCATCATGATAAACATTTGAACACCCCATAATACAACCGGGATGACAAGCGTGGCTAGGTTTTCCTCCTCTTTCTTTAATAGTTTCAGTCATTGTTTCACCACTTGTCTTATCAGCTGTATCAAATCTTCCAGTACGGAAGTTTTTAGTAGGTAGTCCACCTGCTTCATTTAGTATATTTATTAGTACAGCAGTTCCATAAGTTCTTAAAGCCTCACCAGAAACTGGATGACCAAGGATAATCTTTGAAAATTTACGACTAGCTTCTTTAAAAGCATCTTCATTTTGTAAATTTACTCCAGAAGAACCTTCATCGTTGATTACTATTGCTTTCAGACCTTTAGCTCCCATTACAGCGCCTAATCCACCTCTTCCAAATGCTCTAACAGGTCTATCATCAGTATCTGTTACTGCTATACTAGCTGCTGTCATCTTATATTCACCAGCAGGCCCGATTGAGACAACAGTAACACTATCTCCGTATTTATTTCTTAATTTATCTCCTACGTCGTAATTACCTAACCCTTTTAAACTTTCATCTTTTTCTAGTCTTAATCCATCTTTATCAATTACTAAAACTAAATTATCTATTTCTGAAGAACCTTCAACTATTAAAGCTTTAACTCCCAGTTTAGCCAAATCTTGGGATGCTGTTCCACCAGAATTACTTTCCTTTATCCCCTTAGTTAATGGACTTACACTCCCTACTGAAATTCGTCCTGAACTAGGTGCTCTAGTTCCGGATAACAAACCTGGTGCAAAGACCAGCTTATTTTCATCACTTAATGGATGAATTGTAGGATCGACTTCATCGTATATAACTTGTGATGTTAAAGCACGACCACCTAAAGGTTGATACTTTTCAGGCACTTCTTCTTGGGCTACTTTGTGATTGGACAGATCTACTCTCCAGATCTTCAACTAAATCCCTCCCTTTTGGATTAAGTTCTCTTTTACATTTTATCATGTAATAGTAATTTTGAAAATTCGAAATTATCCTACTTTTTTAAATGTATTAAAAAGCTTCCAAATATATAACATAATAATTACAAAAAGCTGCCTTTTTAGCAGCTTTTCATTCACCAATTATCTTAACTAATACTCTTTTTTTTCTGTTTCCATCAAACTCACCGTAAAAAATTTGTTCCCAAGGACCAAAGTCTAGTTCTCCATTCGTAATTGCAACAACAACTTCCCTTCCCATAACTTGTCTTTTCATATGTGCATCAGCATTATCTTCAAATGTATTGTGGTCATATTGTGAAACAGGTTCATGAGGGGCTAATTCTTCTAACCATTTTTCATAGTCTTTATGTAATCCATATTCATCATCGTTGATAAAAACACTAGCCGTTAAATGCATAGCATTTACCAAACATAACCCTTCTTGTACACCACTTTGTTTTACAACATCTTCTACTTGTCTTGTAATATTAATAAACTCTCTTCTTTTATTAGTATTAAACCAAAGGTGCTTTGTTAGAGATTTCATTGAAAACCCTCCAAATCGCCTATTTTAATACTTTCTTTTTATCCATTGTTAATTCTCTATTATCTACTAACTCTTGATACATGTTATCTGACATCTTTTGTAGTAAGTTTCTTAGTAAAAGTTCATCTTCTATAGATAAATTTTTAGATACCATCTCAGCAGTTTCTTGTAAAATTTCTTTTAAATCTCCTATAATAGACTTTCCTTTATCTGTTACATATAATGTTTTTGCTCTTTTATCTTTATAACTACATTCTTTTTTCACATACCCTTGATCTACAAGTCCTTTTAATCTTTTTGTAATAGTGATCTTATCTAGCATTAGAATACTTCCTAATTCATTTTGATTGACACCTTCGTTATGATAGATCTCAGTTAAAATTTCCACCTGTAACTTATCTATATTAAATTTTTTCACTTTATGATTTATATAATAATTCAAGTATTTATAAAGAACAGATATATATTTACTGAGGGATTCAGACTCTTTTCCCATTTTTTTCACTCCTTTGTTAAATCATTACTTTTTAACTTAATCATATCAAAAAGCTAACAAATAATAA
It encodes:
- a CDS encoding secondary thiamine-phosphate synthase enzyme YjbQ; this encodes MKSLTKHLWFNTNKRREFINITRQVEDVVKQSGVQEGLCLVNAMHLTASVFINDDEYGLHKDYEKWLEELAPHEPVSQYDHNTFEDNADAHMKRQVMGREVVVAITNGELDFGPWEQIFYGEFDGNRKKRVLVKIIGE
- a CDS encoding MarR family winged helix-turn-helix transcriptional regulator, whose translation is MGKESESLSKYISVLYKYLNYYINHKVKKFNIDKLQVEILTEIYHNEGVNQNELGSILMLDKITITKRLKGLVDQGYVKKECSYKDKRAKTLYVTDKGKSIIGDLKEILQETAEMVSKNLSIEDELLLRNLLQKMSDNMYQELVDNRELTMDKKKVLK
- a CDS encoding MoaD/ThiS family protein; the encoded protein is MAKVEIRCFATLRDLLPFEAKNGVYKYETRKTTIEGIVEELSLPKDKLHLILKNGVRVELNEPIKDGDRIGLFPPIGGG
- a CDS encoding aldehyde ferredoxin oxidoreductase family protein, producing the protein MKIWRVDLSNHKVAQEEVPEKYQPLGGRALTSQVIYDEVDPTIHPLSDENKLVFAPGLLSGTRAPSSGRISVGSVSPLTKGIKESNSGGTASQDLAKLGVKALIVEGSSEIDNLVLVIDKDGLRLEKDESLKGLGNYDVGDKLRNKYGDSVTVVSIGPAGEYKMTAASIAVTDTDDRPVRAFGRGGLGAVMGAKGLKAIVINDEGSSGVNLQNEDAFKEASRKFSKIILGHPVSGEALRTYGTAVLINILNEAGGLPTKNFRTGRFDTADKTSGETMTETIKERGGKPSHACHPGCIMGCSNVYHDENGEYLTAGLEYETIWAFGAQCEIDDLDYIAYFDRYCDDIGLDTIETGVSFSVYMETDFMEFGDKEEVKRIFDEEIRSGTPLGQIIGSGADNIGRVFGIDRVPTVKGQSIPAYDPRAVKGVGVTYATSTQGADHTAGYSVTANILKVGGEIDPLKKEGQVDLSRDLQVATAAIDTTGLCLFVAFAVLDNEDALPSIVDMINAQYGTELNVDDVSKLGKQILKIEREFNEKAGFTKAHDRLPKFFKSEKLPPHNVNFDLEDDKLDETYKF
- a CDS encoding MutS family DNA mismatch repair protein — encoded protein: MRDVYAEYQNRKQTYQKKLQEKSQLVNRIGNFRLLTALLGIFSFTLSIIYLNGSSAVFLLSAFFILFLFLVRKHQKITEECNYLSSLVKINQKSVDRINGDWKDFKDTGEDLLDENHMFAQDLDIFGKASLFQWINTTTTYMGRQKLKEFLLYPCQNIEEIKKRQKTIIELSSQIDWRQQLQVEGTVSLVNNRNYLPSKELFKWATKEINSIYTKPWLVYLIRILPLITIIVILLYFFGGLPFYYPFIGISLQILLIAIGYKDRTEDFSLTQNHAPTLKAYKNMVQLIETANFSSEQLLELQEKLVKEEDTALEQLNRLDKIVDAIFHRTSQMYLLFNILFLADYHLKIALESWKKESGNKLPNWFDCIGYVEALSSLSVLSFNNPDWNLPSFTNEKSVLEAKNLGHPLLTEDRVCNDLIIKPPTSILLITGSNMSGKSTLLRTVGINLILAYIGSAVCADYLNCSIMKVQTCMRVNDDLDKNLSSFYAELLRIRDIVKEAKQDIQVFFLLDEIFKGTNSQDRHIGAKAVINNLRQDGAVGLVSTHDLELGALEKEQAGIKNYHFREFYRDNEIIFDYKLRPGLSPTTNAQFLMNMVGIDTNDD